In Herbinix luporum, a single window of DNA contains:
- a CDS encoding GerMN domain-containing protein, producing the protein MKRLLVFIILPTILILTSCSINKDKSDKSKNEYQIYCIDSKSSGIVSESYIPKGSSRKELVSEIMEVLQKEPKNVTYKRGIPEGVSILDYKIDNDQLIINFDSKYGELKGIQEILCRATIVKTMCQIPGIDFVLFNVNDQPLVDSNGIQIGLMTAEFFVENTGAETNYNVTLYFANEAGNLLKKTTRNIYYTGTSTIEEHVINQIINGPTEIGLYPTVPEGTTLLNVSTKEKICYVDLNEKFLEKLPGITEEVAIYSIVNSLVELPGINRVQFRINGEIVETYHNLPFGVLFERNLAINEDNQ; encoded by the coding sequence ATGAAAAGACTGTTAGTTTTTATCATACTTCCTACGATTTTGATTTTAACTTCTTGCAGTATTAATAAAGATAAATCAGATAAATCAAAAAATGAATATCAGATTTATTGCATAGACAGTAAGTCTTCTGGTATTGTAAGTGAAAGTTATATTCCTAAAGGAAGCAGCAGAAAAGAACTGGTGTCAGAAATTATGGAAGTACTGCAAAAGGAACCTAAAAATGTAACCTATAAAAGGGGCATTCCTGAAGGAGTATCAATTCTAGATTACAAAATTGATAATGATCAGTTAATTATCAATTTTGATTCAAAGTATGGTGAGTTAAAAGGAATACAAGAAATTTTATGTAGAGCCACAATTGTTAAGACTATGTGCCAGATTCCGGGTATAGATTTTGTCTTGTTTAACGTTAACGACCAGCCCCTTGTGGATTCCAATGGCATACAGATTGGCCTAATGACGGCAGAATTTTTTGTTGAAAATACAGGAGCTGAGACCAACTATAATGTAACCTTATATTTTGCCAATGAAGCAGGTAATTTATTAAAGAAGACCACCAGAAATATTTATTATACCGGTACATCTACTATTGAGGAACATGTAATTAACCAGATAATTAACGGACCTACGGAGATTGGCCTATATCCTACAGTTCCTGAAGGAACTACCCTTCTAAATGTTTCAACTAAGGAAAAAATCTGCTATGTAGATTTAAATGAAAAATTCCTAGAGAAGCTGCCGGGCATAACAGAAGAGGTTGCTATATATTCTATTGTAAATTCACTGGTTGAGCTTCCGGGTATAAATAGAGTGCAGTTTAGAATTAACGGTGAGATTGTGGAAACTTACCATAATTTACCCTTCGGAGTTTTGTTTGAAAGAAATCTAGCAATTAATGAAGACAATCAATAG
- a CDS encoding helix-hairpin-helix domain-containing protein: MKNKGIIIIVSCLYLLIAGMCYSCSYRKDPGQEIMLTSSESNQDDESIDMEPGSEDKPLMYTDIQQDYGDDSLDKESIVYAHICGAVVNPGVYEIKAESRLVDLIELAGGLSDNAAGDYINQAVIVEDGQRIYIPTKEELKQLSLTEYINGEESPKSDSKSINIKVNINRADETELMSLPGIGQSKAKSIVEYRNKYGSFKQISDLMMVPGIKEGLFSKVKDLITVK; encoded by the coding sequence ATGAAAAATAAAGGTATAATTATTATAGTATCCTGTTTATATCTTCTTATAGCAGGAATGTGTTATAGTTGCTCATATAGAAAGGATCCCGGGCAGGAGATAATGCTTACATCTTCGGAAAGTAATCAAGATGATGAAAGTATAGATATGGAACCTGGTAGTGAGGACAAGCCATTAATGTATACAGATATACAGCAGGATTATGGGGATGACTCCTTAGACAAAGAGAGTATTGTTTATGCCCATATATGTGGTGCTGTAGTTAATCCCGGAGTATATGAGATAAAGGCAGAATCTAGGCTGGTAGATTTAATTGAACTGGCAGGAGGTTTAAGTGATAATGCTGCCGGTGATTATATAAATCAAGCAGTGATAGTTGAAGATGGCCAAAGAATCTATATTCCCACCAAGGAGGAACTAAAGCAGCTAAGTTTAACAGAGTATATAAATGGCGAAGAAAGCCCTAAGTCAGACAGTAAAAGCATCAATATTAAGGTTAATATTAATAGAGCAGATGAAACAGAACTGATGAGTTTGCCTGGTATCGGTCAGTCAAAAGCAAAAAGTATAGTAGAATATAGGAATAAATACGGCAGTTTTAAGCAAATATCTGATTTAATGATGGTACCGGGAATTAAGGAAGGCTTGTTTAGTAAGGTTAAAGATTTAATTACTGTTAAATAA
- a CDS encoding response regulator transcription factor: protein MAKKVLVVDDEKLIVKGIRFSLEQDGMEVDCAYDGEEALEAARKTEYDVVLLDVMLPKLTGFEVCQQIREFSSMPIIMLTAKGDDMDKILGLEYGADDYITKPFNILEVKARIKAIMRRSGKNTVPTNEPKTISFNDMKIDCENRRVYISDSEVNLTVKEFDLLELMVLNPNKVYSRENLLNIVWGYDYPGDVRTVDVHIRRLREKIESNPSEPKYIHTKWGVGYYFQNQE, encoded by the coding sequence ATGGCAAAGAAAGTACTTGTAGTCGATGATGAAAAGTTAATAGTTAAAGGGATCCGTTTTAGTCTGGAACAAGACGGTATGGAAGTGGATTGCGCTTATGATGGTGAAGAAGCTCTCGAAGCTGCAAGAAAAACGGAATATGATGTAGTACTTCTAGATGTTATGCTTCCAAAGCTAACAGGATTTGAAGTATGTCAACAGATTCGGGAATTTTCCTCCATGCCTATTATTATGCTGACAGCTAAGGGTGATGATATGGACAAGATTCTTGGTCTAGAGTATGGGGCAGACGATTATATTACTAAGCCCTTTAACATCCTGGAAGTAAAAGCTAGAATTAAGGCTATTATGCGCCGCAGTGGAAAAAATACTGTTCCTACAAATGAGCCAAAGACAATCTCATTTAATGACATGAAAATTGACTGTGAAAATAGAAGAGTATATATATCCGATAGTGAAGTTAACTTAACAGTTAAGGAATTTGATTTGCTTGAATTAATGGTATTAAACCCTAACAAGGTATATAGCCGTGAAAACCTCCTAAATATTGTATGGGGATATGATTATCCCGGAGATGTAAGAACTGTGGATGTTCATATCAGAAGGCTTCGCGAAAAAATTGAAAGTAATCCAAGCGAACCAAAATATATACATACAAAATGGGGTGTAGGCTATTATTTCCAAAATCAAGAATAA
- a CDS encoding sensor histidine kinase, protein MLLVFIIVGVVPLYIFSYTLLNNYEEKALSNKYNQMQNQIIMLSNQMITTGYLTLADVPEIDSEVKRLAEFFQGRIVIVNNNLNIVEDTYGLYDSNKYLVSKEVIQCFEGNSSRVHDKENNYVVLTYPITHTTEEEKVIVGAVVMNSSTKDIQSILNGMEQRAIIFTLALAIFIVIFGIYFSMRLTKPLTDIVNSIDHLTEGFMEEGVSIKGYYEIERISDSFNKMINRMNKIESSRQEFVSNVSHELKTPITSIKVLAESLLMQEDAPVELYREFLVDISEEIERENKIINDLLSLVKLNKTSGDLNITSVNVNDLLEQILKRLGPIAKKQNIEIIYESFRPVMADVDEVKISLALTNLIENAIKYNVPDGWIRVSLNADHKYFYVKVADSGIGIPEDVQDLIFERFYRVDKARSRETGGTGLGLAITKSVVQMHRGAIKIYSQEGEGTTFNVRIPLNFIS, encoded by the coding sequence ATGCTGCTTGTTTTTATCATAGTAGGTGTGGTTCCCTTATATATTTTTTCATATACCCTATTAAATAACTATGAGGAAAAAGCATTAAGTAATAAATATAACCAAATGCAGAACCAGATTATCATGCTATCCAATCAGATGATTACCACAGGTTATCTGACACTGGCAGATGTACCGGAAATTGATAGTGAAGTTAAACGACTAGCTGAGTTTTTTCAAGGGAGAATTGTTATTGTTAATAATAATCTTAATATAGTTGAGGATACCTATGGCCTTTATGATAGCAATAAGTATTTAGTATCTAAAGAAGTAATACAGTGCTTTGAAGGAAACAGCAGCAGAGTTCATGATAAAGAAAATAATTATGTTGTATTAACATATCCCATCACCCATACGACCGAGGAAGAAAAGGTTATTGTGGGTGCTGTTGTTATGAATTCATCTACCAAAGACATACAAAGCATATTAAATGGTATGGAACAAAGGGCCATTATATTTACCTTAGCTTTAGCTATTTTTATTGTTATATTTGGCATATATTTTTCTATGCGTTTAACAAAGCCTTTGACCGATATTGTTAATTCAATTGATCATTTAACAGAGGGCTTTATGGAAGAGGGAGTATCAATTAAAGGGTATTATGAAATAGAAAGAATATCCGATTCATTTAACAAAATGATAAATCGGATGAATAAAATAGAAAGTAGTAGGCAGGAGTTTGTATCCAATGTATCCCATGAGTTAAAGACTCCTATTACTTCCATTAAGGTTCTGGCTGAATCTCTTCTTATGCAAGAAGATGCCCCTGTGGAACTTTACCGTGAGTTTTTAGTTGATATATCTGAGGAAATTGAGAGAGAAAATAAAATCATTAATGATTTGCTTTCCTTAGTAAAGCTTAATAAAACTTCCGGTGATTTAAATATTACCAGCGTAAATGTCAATGATCTTTTGGAGCAGATTTTAAAGCGGCTCGGTCCTATTGCAAAGAAGCAAAACATTGAAATAATATATGAAAGCTTTCGGCCGGTAATGGCAGATGTGGATGAAGTAAAGATTTCACTTGCCTTAACCAATCTTATTGAGAATGCTATTAAATACAATGTCCCTGATGGTTGGATAAGGGTATCACTGAATGCAGACCATAAGTATTTCTATGTTAAGGTTGCAGATTCCGGTATAGGTATACCTGAGGATGTACAGGATTTAATCTTTGAACGTTTTTATAGAGTAGATAAGGCCAGATCTAGAGAAACCGGTGGTACAGGATTAGGTCTTGCAATTACTAAGAGTGTAGTACAGATGCATAGGGGTGCTATAAAGATATATAGCCAAGAAGGGGAAGGGACAACCTTTAATGTAAGGATTCCTTTAAACTTTATATCCTAG
- a CDS encoding radical SAM protein has product MDKLDKYEFSTYSGGEYIYFPDSNIVLGKKWIEEDEKRYKDIINLSGFQKEEDYNTKFNYSGEDIKINLFKAGFVQLAIEVTSQCNFRCKYCVFSGRYSGQRIHKTDNMSLETAKKSIDLYLRYIEEAKDYNPNRRPVISFYGGEPLLNFDLIKQCVEYAKSLYDEQIYFSVTTNGSLLTDDIIDFLVIEKFSTIVSLDGYKENHDRNRVNASGHGTFDFVMKNIKKLYEKQKTPVFLSTVFDYKTDFQKMEEFFRENSQVVELTINGVNSFGTDYFNQFTKEDYISFNKSLEELKESFIVDVQEGKNHNLNSFMHRVLGDICTSIFMKQVNLNPQNDKVIKYTGSCIPGTKLFVDYQGEIYICEKVSREVSIGNVYNGLDFNKCADIVNQYNEVVSKKCNKCLLRNTCKRCFTSITMKKGVDIHPDICKEKIYDFKKDLEFAYSIFELNPTWIGTYFNEYYDKIKEMAVIIK; this is encoded by the coding sequence ATGGACAAGCTAGATAAATATGAGTTTTCTACATATAGTGGTGGTGAATATATATATTTTCCTGATTCTAATATAGTTTTAGGAAAAAAGTGGATAGAGGAAGATGAAAAAAGATATAAAGATATAATTAATTTAAGTGGTTTTCAGAAAGAAGAAGATTATAATACAAAATTTAATTATAGCGGAGAAGATATTAAGATAAATTTATTTAAAGCTGGTTTTGTACAATTGGCAATTGAGGTCACTAGTCAATGTAATTTTCGTTGTAAATATTGTGTGTTCTCAGGTCGTTATTCAGGTCAACGGATACATAAAACTGATAATATGAGTTTAGAGACAGCAAAGAAAAGCATAGACCTATATTTAAGATATATAGAAGAAGCCAAAGATTATAATCCTAATCGAAGACCTGTTATATCCTTTTACGGAGGAGAGCCATTACTTAATTTTGATTTAATTAAACAATGTGTAGAATATGCAAAAAGTCTATATGATGAGCAAATTTATTTTTCTGTAACAACAAATGGATCCTTACTAACAGATGATATTATAGACTTTTTGGTAATAGAGAAATTTAGTACTATTGTTAGTTTAGATGGATATAAAGAGAACCATGATAGAAATAGAGTTAATGCATCCGGCCATGGGACTTTTGATTTTGTAATGAAAAATATAAAAAAACTATACGAAAAGCAAAAAACACCGGTATTTCTTAGTACAGTATTTGATTACAAAACAGATTTTCAAAAGATGGAGGAATTTTTTCGTGAAAATTCTCAAGTAGTTGAATTAACAATCAATGGAGTAAATTCCTTTGGTACAGATTATTTTAATCAGTTTACAAAAGAGGATTATATTTCTTTTAATAAAAGTTTAGAAGAATTAAAGGAAAGTTTTATTGTCGATGTTCAAGAGGGTAAAAATCATAACCTAAATTCATTTATGCATAGGGTTTTAGGTGATATTTGTACATCTATATTCATGAAACAAGTAAATTTAAATCCGCAAAATGATAAAGTGATTAAATATACCGGGTCCTGCATCCCGGGAACTAAATTGTTTGTTGATTATCAAGGAGAAATTTATATTTGCGAAAAGGTAAGTCGTGAGGTTAGTATTGGCAATGTTTATAATGGTTTAGATTTTAATAAATGTGCAGATATTGTTAATCAATATAATGAAGTTGTGTCTAAAAAATGTAATAAATGTTTGCTTAGAAATACATGTAAAAGGTGTTTTACATCAATCACCATGAAGAAAGGGGTAGATATTCACCCCGATATATGCAAAGAGAAAATATATGATTTTAAGAAAGATCTCGAATTTGCATATTCAATATTCGAACTTAATCCAACTTGGATTGGAACCTATTTCAATGAATATTACGATAAGATTAAAGAGATGGCGGTGATAATAAAATAA
- a CDS encoding DNA internalization-related competence protein ComEC/Rec2 has protein sequence MIKRPFLWGIGAFVMGILLAWYKIPLIFLVILAFVGWLLIYLFMFPLNKFINRKDIFLWSLPFLIFLGYFAMGEQMKPPDMDMAFREKEACSLTGEVNMIVKKPSGNVYYLKDNKVTLLEGSTYLVENILVYAKDSCEYLIGNQITVSGTIYKFSKNTNPGGFNENLYYKIQNIDYKVYAKEIDLADDNYSKYHFILNKIKRELINSYEKILPEKEAGILMAMVLGEKYLLGDEINSLYQENGISHILAISGLHISLVGAAVYFCLRKLRLGLIVSTLLSLIFIYSYGVLTNFSVSTNRAVVMYSVMLIAKIIGKTFDMLSALSLSAFIILLQNPMEIFNAGFLLSFAAVFGIALLVPCFNILFKSKKILLQSLYTSVCVQIFTLPAILYFFFQISIYSVIINLIILPLTSLLLLTAIVAGVFGFLFYPIAMFVAGGAKYILSFYEFVCTIGSKMPANLLTVGRPDIIRIVLYYLLILIFIYGVNRYKKRSFLLILLFAVGILIFPKQGEGLTVTMLDVGQGEAIYMETGEGLNFLIDGGSIDVNGVGIYRIRPFLLSRGINHIDYAIVTHGDTDHTSGLMELMEDGKIKIVNLILPKIDSSNNRWDREDITINDQDEFKDLKELAAKCKVNLMYIKAGDYIREGKLDITCLHPLEGYMYSSRNAYSTVLSVKYGDFDMLLTGDLEAEGERNITKMPLSQYDVLKVAHHGSKNSTSQEFLKIIKPRLSLISCGKDNRYGHPHEELLERLDDIGSELVITYESGAITIKTDGRRVFMKGYMD, from the coding sequence GTGATTAAGAGACCTTTCCTTTGGGGGATTGGGGCTTTTGTTATGGGAATACTTTTAGCCTGGTATAAAATCCCCCTGATTTTTTTAGTTATACTGGCTTTTGTGGGCTGGTTACTTATATATCTTTTTATGTTTCCTCTTAATAAATTTATTAACCGTAAGGATATATTTTTGTGGAGTCTGCCTTTTCTTATCTTCCTTGGCTATTTTGCCATGGGTGAACAGATGAAGCCTCCTGATATGGATATGGCTTTTAGAGAAAAGGAGGCTTGTAGCCTTACAGGGGAAGTAAATATGATTGTAAAAAAGCCTTCCGGTAATGTATATTATTTAAAAGATAACAAAGTTACATTATTAGAGGGTAGCACATATCTTGTTGAAAATATTTTGGTATATGCTAAAGATTCTTGTGAATATCTAATCGGAAATCAAATTACTGTCTCAGGAACCATCTATAAATTCTCTAAAAACACCAATCCCGGTGGATTTAACGAAAATCTCTATTATAAAATTCAAAATATCGATTATAAAGTCTATGCAAAGGAAATTGACTTAGCAGATGATAATTATTCAAAATATCACTTTATTTTAAATAAAATTAAGAGGGAGCTTATAAATTCCTATGAAAAAATTCTCCCAGAGAAAGAAGCGGGAATCTTAATGGCCATGGTTCTGGGAGAAAAGTATTTGTTGGGGGACGAAATAAACAGCCTATATCAGGAAAATGGAATTTCCCATATCCTTGCTATTTCAGGACTTCATATATCTTTAGTTGGTGCAGCAGTCTACTTTTGTTTAAGAAAATTAAGATTGGGGCTTATAGTATCTACCCTTTTGTCTTTGATTTTTATCTATAGCTACGGAGTGCTTACTAATTTCAGTGTGTCCACCAACAGAGCTGTTGTAATGTATAGTGTAATGCTGATTGCAAAAATTATAGGAAAGACCTTTGATATGCTGTCGGCCCTATCTTTAAGTGCTTTTATAATACTTCTTCAAAATCCTATGGAGATTTTTAATGCCGGTTTTTTATTATCATTTGCTGCTGTTTTTGGAATTGCATTACTTGTACCTTGTTTTAATATTCTCTTTAAGAGTAAAAAAATTCTGCTTCAAAGTCTTTATACAAGTGTCTGTGTTCAAATATTCACTCTTCCGGCAATTCTTTATTTCTTCTTTCAAATCTCAATTTATAGTGTCATTATTAATCTTATAATCTTACCCTTAACATCCTTGCTGCTTTTAACAGCTATAGTAGCAGGTGTCTTTGGCTTCTTGTTTTATCCTATTGCTATGTTTGTGGCAGGAGGAGCTAAGTATATACTAAGCTTCTATGAGTTTGTTTGCACAATTGGAAGCAAGATGCCGGCTAATCTATTAACTGTCGGAAGGCCGGATATAATTCGGATAGTGCTTTATTACTTACTTATTCTTATCTTTATCTATGGAGTTAATAGGTATAAAAAAAGGAGCTTCCTATTAATTCTTTTATTTGCAGTTGGGATTTTGATATTTCCAAAGCAAGGGGAGGGCTTAACTGTTACCATGCTAGATGTGGGACAGGGAGAAGCCATATATATGGAGACAGGGGAAGGCTTGAATTTCCTTATTGATGGGGGCAGTATTGATGTAAATGGGGTGGGCATATATCGTATAAGGCCATTTTTATTATCAAGGGGAATTAATCATATAGATTATGCCATAGTTACCCATGGAGATACGGATCATACTAGCGGCCTTATGGAACTAATGGAAGATGGGAAGATAAAAATAGTAAATCTAATTTTACCTAAGATAGATAGTAGTAATAATAGATGGGATAGGGAAGATATAACTATAAATGATCAGGATGAGTTTAAGGATTTAAAGGAACTGGCTGCTAAATGTAAGGTTAATCTTATGTATATTAAGGCAGGGGATTATATTAGGGAAGGTAAGCTGGATATAACATGTCTACATCCTCTAGAAGGTTATATGTACTCTTCTAGAAATGCTTATTCTACTGTTCTTAGTGTGAAATACGGAGATTTTGATATGCTTCTTACGGGGGATTTGGAAGCAGAGGGGGAGAGAAATATTACAAAAATGCCCTTATCCCAATATGATGTACTTAAGGTAGCACATCATGGATCAAAAAACTCCACTAGTCAGGAATTTCTTAAAATTATTAAACCTAGGTTGTCGCTAATTTCCTGTGGTAAAGATAACCGTTACGGTCACCCTCATGAGGAGCTTCTGGAAAGATTAGATGATATAGGAAGTGAGCTTGTAATAACCTATGAAAGTGGGGCTATTACCATAAAGACAGATGGAAGAAGGGTGTTTATGAAGGGATATATGGATTAG
- a CDS encoding aspartate aminotransferase family protein, whose protein sequence is MDLIEKCINEAENVFIGTYNRYPVVLNYGNGMYLYDVYGKQYLDFTSGIGVFALGYGNREYVLALKNQIDLLLHTSNYFYNIPSIEGAKKLSKASGMDKVFFTNSGTEAVEGAIKLARKYHYKKTGKTGGEIVAMDHAFHGRTMGALSITGTKKYREAFEPLIGGVKFAEFNNLDSVKVSINENTCAVIMEPVQGEGGIYPATEEFIKGVRKLCDDKGILLIFDEIQCGMGRTGSMFSYQGYKVMPDIMTSAKALGCGVPVGAFAATKEVAAAFEPGDHGTTYGGNPMVTAAVSKVFDLFEYKKVTEHVNIMGQYLYQRLSELKDKHDIIKEHRGIGLMQGLEFEIPVKDIISAALDMGLILISAGTNVIRFLPPLILDHKHVDEMISILEQCIDKLNK, encoded by the coding sequence ATGGATTTAATTGAAAAATGTATTAATGAAGCGGAAAATGTGTTTATAGGTACCTACAATCGTTATCCTGTAGTACTTAATTATGGCAACGGTATGTATTTGTATGATGTTTATGGTAAACAATATCTTGATTTTACATCGGGAATAGGAGTATTTGCCCTAGGGTATGGAAACCGGGAGTATGTTTTGGCCCTAAAAAATCAGATAGACCTGCTACTTCATACATCCAATTACTTTTATAATATTCCTTCTATTGAAGGGGCAAAGAAACTCTCTAAAGCTTCCGGCATGGATAAGGTGTTTTTTACAAACAGTGGAACTGAAGCTGTGGAAGGGGCTATCAAGCTTGCCAGAAAATATCACTATAAAAAGACAGGTAAAACTGGTGGGGAGATAGTTGCCATGGATCATGCTTTTCATGGCAGAACTATGGGTGCTTTAAGCATTACGGGAACAAAAAAATACAGAGAGGCTTTTGAACCCCTAATTGGCGGGGTGAAATTTGCAGAGTTTAACAATTTGGATAGCGTAAAAGTTTCTATAAATGAAAACACATGCGCTGTCATAATGGAGCCGGTCCAGGGGGAAGGGGGTATCTACCCCGCAACGGAGGAATTCATTAAAGGAGTAAGAAAACTTTGCGATGACAAGGGTATATTGCTGATTTTTGATGAAATCCAATGTGGAATGGGTAGAACCGGCTCCATGTTTTCATATCAGGGCTACAAGGTAATGCCTGATATTATGACCAGCGCTAAAGCCTTAGGCTGCGGTGTACCGGTTGGAGCATTTGCGGCAACCAAGGAAGTGGCAGCAGCATTTGAGCCCGGTGATCACGGAACTACCTATGGGGGCAATCCCATGGTGACGGCAGCTGTAAGTAAGGTATTTGACTTATTTGAATACAAAAAAGTCACAGAACATGTTAATATCATGGGACAGTATCTTTATCAAAGACTTAGTGAATTAAAGGATAAACATGATATTATTAAAGAACATCGCGGGATTGGACTTATGCAAGGTTTGGAATTTGAGATTCCTGTTAAGGATATTATATCAGCTGCTTTGGATATGGGACTTATATTAATATCAGCAGGAACCAATGTAATACGTTTTCTGCCACCGCTTATATTGGACCATAAGCATGTGGATGAGATGATATCAATCTTAGAGCAATGTATTGACAAGTTGAACAAATAA
- a CDS encoding DMT family transporter: MWGIIIAIVSGALMSIQGVFNTGVTKQTGIWVCASFVQFSALIVCLGAWFFTGRSSSFMDLLKIDNKYMLLGGAIGAFITYTVIKSVEALGPARANMFIITSQLLIAYIIELFGIFGSEKVDFQWRKLIGIIIIIGGIITFKWE, encoded by the coding sequence ATGTGGGGTATTATAATTGCCATTGTTTCCGGTGCATTAATGAGTATACAGGGAGTATTTAATACCGGTGTGACAAAACAGACCGGTATTTGGGTTTGTGCAAGTTTTGTACAATTTAGTGCCCTAATAGTCTGTCTTGGGGCATGGTTTTTTACGGGACGTAGTAGCAGCTTTATGGATCTTCTTAAGATAGATAATAAGTATATGCTACTTGGGGGAGCTATAGGGGCATTTATTACCTATACGGTTATAAAAAGTGTGGAAGCCTTAGGCCCTGCCAGAGCAAATATGTTTATTATTACTTCTCAGCTGCTTATAGCATATATAATTGAGCTTTTTGGCATTTTTGGTTCGGAAAAGGTAGACTTTCAGTGGCGTAAGTTAATAGGAATTATAATTATAATTGGAGGAATTATTACTTTTAAATGGGAATAA
- a CDS encoding SPASM domain-containing protein, which yields MKYFKLLEECYLVSGEKESAIYNILSGDVFIVNSVEKELLAQTESNIPVIEACEKIGLKIETAKAYLNNLIEAKLGKYAETPLTVEKLELLPKWMEKIFFKLPPVINRATIEIGNRCDLSCDFCGSKSKINKMKCLSCNGDGNNEFIELNMAYEIIDILAIYNCKQIYIKGGNLLLDWNKVKKIVEYAIKTGINNIVLNIVSSIKDNEIIEYIKEKKITLMVQKYIKEDFNIWQLFDEVKIYEGINVTYLFLADYRIKNDVYNLYKSLTEHNFQNIMFDFFVPNDRELVPKEYIKDLSRLQRVSMESISISKKYNPCFFQSCFFDNEGNIYPCSGLREFMYGNINNISATFKEENLNKYWKLNKDSLSECKSCELRYACDDCRGLTYALTNDLDGNIFCIKK from the coding sequence ATGAAATATTTTAAATTATTGGAAGAATGCTATTTGGTTAGTGGTGAAAAAGAAAGTGCTATATACAATATTTTGAGCGGGGACGTTTTTATAGTTAATTCTGTTGAAAAAGAATTATTAGCACAGACAGAAAGTAATATACCGGTAATAGAGGCTTGTGAAAAAATAGGTTTAAAAATTGAAACTGCTAAAGCTTATTTAAATAATTTAATAGAGGCAAAACTAGGTAAGTATGCTGAAACACCCCTTACTGTAGAGAAGTTAGAATTGTTACCAAAATGGATGGAAAAAATATTTTTTAAATTACCTCCTGTTATCAATAGAGCAACTATTGAAATTGGAAATAGGTGCGATTTATCCTGTGATTTTTGTGGTTCAAAAAGTAAAATTAATAAGATGAAATGTCTAAGTTGTAATGGGGATGGAAATAATGAATTTATTGAGCTTAATATGGCCTATGAAATAATCGATATATTGGCCATATATAATTGTAAACAGATATATATAAAAGGTGGAAATTTACTTTTAGATTGGAATAAAGTTAAGAAAATTGTTGAGTATGCAATTAAGACTGGAATTAATAATATAGTACTTAACATAGTATCAAGCATTAAAGACAATGAAATAATAGAGTATATAAAAGAGAAGAAGATTACTCTTATGGTGCAAAAATATATTAAGGAAGACTTTAATATATGGCAGCTATTTGATGAAGTTAAAATATATGAAGGTATAAATGTTACATATTTATTTTTAGCTGATTATAGAATTAAAAATGATGTTTATAATTTATACAAGTCATTAACAGAACATAATTTTCAGAATATTATGTTTGACTTTTTCGTTCCAAATGACAGGGAGTTAGTGCCTAAAGAGTATATAAAAGATCTTAGCAGGTTGCAACGAGTGTCTATGGAGAGTATCTCCATTAGCAAAAAATACAATCCTTGTTTTTTTCAAAGTTGCTTTTTTGATAATGAAGGCAATATATATCCTTGTTCCGGATTAAGGGAATTTATGTATGGTAATATCAATAATATTTCGGCAACTTTTAAGGAAGAGAATTTAAATAAGTATTGGAAATTGAACAAGGACAGTTTAAGTGAATGTAAATCATGTGAGTTGAGATATGCTTGTGATGATTGTAGAGGATTAACATATGCTTTAACCAATGATCTTGATGGAAATATATTTTGTATAAAAAAATAG